The Fusarium falciforme chromosome 8, complete sequence region AGAGAGCACGTCAAGTACCACGCCTTCTATACAGCCCCGACCGAGCATCACCACGACAAATCTCACCAAATCTCCCTATGCAGCCGGGAGCGCAGGATAACTGGGGGCCGGCCAGAACGAGTCCGTATCTCACCAACGGATCGACTCATCACCCTGCCACAATGGAGGTGAACGAGAGGGTAGAACCTCGACCAGCACTTCCCAGTCTCCCCCCACCGCGGGCGATGGAACGAGAAGCAGCTCCCGTAAACCGTGTTCCACCACCGGTGGAGGGTTATCGAAGCTCGCATCCCCCGATGCCTCCCCACTCAGGGGCGCCTGTCCCTGAAGCCGCGCCCTCGGCCTACCGCGAGCCCAACTACGGCTATCCTTATCACCACCCAACCCGATACCAGTCACTATCTGCAGGATCTGTTCACTCGTTTGACCGGACACCGTTTACTGCAAGCGGCTACAGCACTCCCTATCAAGATTTTGTGCGGTTTGGGGAGATGGGCCCTTCGAGCCTCAACGGAGACAACAAGCAGCGGAAGCGAAGAGGCAACCTGCCCAAGGAGACTACGGACAAGCTCAGGGCTTGGTTTGTGGCGCACCTCCAGCACCCTTATCCcaccgaggatgagaagCAGGAGCTCATGCGACAGACGGGACTACAGATGAGTAAGTTGAGAATCCTGGTTCATACAGTACATTCCCACCGCGTCGACCCACGTGGGTGGGGGAGCTACTGTGATGTGCAGCAGAGTAGAGTTGTCTGGAAACTAACGGCTACACCCACAGATCAAATCTCCAACTGGTTCATCAACGCTCGACGTCGCCAGCTGCCGACCATGATCAACAATGCGCGCGCCGAATCTGACGCCATGACGGGCGCCCGCGGCGGCGGTGACATGAAAATCCTCGCCACCACGGAACGCGGCGACTTTGAGCACGGCAAGCGGGAGCCGGTCGGACCCCTGAGCGACGGGGAGGGCGCCACCTACGACGAGGATCTCGAGACGCTGAGCCAGCGAAGAACGGGCAATGCCATGGGCAGGGGCAGCGTCTAGTTTTGCGACTAGGCCAAGTCGAGGGAGGCTGCAGGCGCCCACCCACGCTGCAGTACCGTTTTTATTTacttgtttcttttctttggtCCTCTCCCGACCTCTTAATTCTCTGGAGCGACTCCCCCTTGGGCTTTTTACTTTTGCCACGAGACATTTTGGGTATGAGAATAGcggctttttttttcttttttttcttacttctTTTGATTCCTCTTGTTGGGGGTGGGTTGGTGGTTGTTTTAGTCCACAGACGCGCTTGGCGACGGGATATCCCATTTTTATGCGCAAGGGAGATTACCGATTTCATGTTTTTTAAGTGGAGAAGGGGCTCGGTGTTGGTTGGTTTCCATCCATGTTTGGAGCCCAGCCACTGGGGCGGGTACTTTATGGTATTGGATGATATGGCATGGTACGAGGGAAGCGACATCGATTATCAACGCCACAGAGACGACAAAGACGCAACATACACGGCAATAGCGTTTTATTTTGGGATTTTGATTTTGGATTTGGATCAAGTTCATGATCCTCTCTGGAAGGAAGGGTAGGGGGGCCAGGCAAGGCAAAGCAGGACAAGAAACAGGGCAACAAAGACTACCTAGATACCTCACGGGCAACCTACAGGGGCTCACACAATAAGAGAGAGAGTGCAACAACAGGCGACCCAGACGCCTTGGTTCACTAGATTTCCacaatcatcatcatcaccctcgcttgctcgctcgctcgaCCCTTCAATCATCAGTCAAGGAACCTCGGAGaaagggggggggggggcaaAAACCTCCCGTGGACGAACCAACAATAAGCCCGTGTCTCCTCTTCTGGGTCTGTCTTGTTTTTTGACAGCAGAAGCTTACGACCAGTCTGTGCATCAAAGACTTAATTTACTGGACAATCGACTAAGACGTCGTCTCCTCAGTGGGCACAAGATCCTCTGGTGGTTGTAAGCTCGTGATCCACCACCCCCCCTCGCCCTCACCCTCCCATCCCCTGGTGATGGGCAGTCTTACCATACAGTCACTGCTACCTTCAGTACGACACCATATGGCCTCACGGCCACCTGAGTGTCCCCCAATCCAGATTTGGGGAGGTGAGTGGAGGTGAGGGGATGGCGGATCCCCAGCGGGGGTGGTCTAACAACCGGTCGACTATAGCGGCAGCGGCTAGTCCATCTTTAGAGCCACAGACCCAAGGGAGGACAAGAGGCATAGGGCTCACGATGGAAGCTCGTGGGGGAGTGAGTGCCGTACTGTAGTATTCCGGGAGGCGTGTGCTGGCTTGCGGGAGGCGAAAGGCGAGAGGTAGGCACTGAACCGTACTATCGACTGGACAGTAACCGTTGGGGGTGGAAAGGGTTCAGCCTCTTGGCGGTGGTGGATGCATGGTTGGCTATTCAACGGTGAGTGATGAGCGAACAAACTTCGCCTTTCAGGCGTCCGAGATTCGCGAGGTCTTGTTCAAAGCAACCCTCCTCTTTCTGTCACCACGCATCTCGGATGATAGAGATCCAAG contains the following coding sequences:
- a CDS encoding Homeobox domain-containing protein; amino-acid sequence: MEDSRSLSKQSETTPQETAPATAKMSMLATASPSSHPSFGMPRPWEANRCPDYSLRPRTENDRVALPSIRQAFPELQLQPQPPQDLNAKPPSAGGPLGAPPMNSASPQYVHSPNASKRRRLSMEREQENERARQVPRLLYSPDRASPRQISPNLPMQPGAQDNWGPARTSPYLTNGSTHHPATMEVNERVEPRPALPSLPPPRAMEREAAPVNRVPPPVEGYRSSHPPMPPHSGAPVPEAAPSAYREPNYGYPYHHPTRYQSLSAGSVHSFDRTPFTASGYSTPYQDFVRFGEMGPSSLNGDNKQRKRRGNLPKETTDKLRAWFVAHLQHPYPTEDEKQELMRQTGLQMNQISNWFINARRRQLPTMINNARAESDAMTGARGGGDMKILATTERGDFEHGKREPVGPLSDGEGATYDEDLETLSQRRTGNAMGRGSV